One genomic region from Quercus robur chromosome 4, dhQueRobu3.1, whole genome shotgun sequence encodes:
- the LOC126723425 gene encoding heavy metal-associated isoprenylated plant protein 4 has product MAAEDEKKEKEKIEVITAVYNVNLHCQQCANDIKKPLLRTQGVHTVETDMEKSELKVKGAIDPVKIQKQIEKISKRKVELISPKIKAKESVTVEKKVKETKELISRTTSVKVHMHCDKCEQDLRKRLLRHKGIHNVKTDMKAQNLTVEGTIEPEKLLSYLKKKVHKHAEIIKSEKKEEKKEKEKEKEKEQEKEKGKPAEKGESKPSEKGDGKTTGKDEGKTTETTKIVEFKEEKVVEVKTKEGNAPYFIHYVYAPQMFSDENPNACSVM; this is encoded by the exons ATGGCAGctgaagatgaaaagaaagagaaagaaaaaattgaggtGATCACTGCGGTTTACAATGTTAATCTCCATTGCCAGCAATGCGCAAACGATATCAAGAAGCCTCTTTTACGTACACAAG GGGTTCACACTGTGGAAACTGACATGGAGAAGAGTGAATTGAAGGTTAAAGGTGCGATCGACCCAGTTAAAATTCagaaacaaatagagaaaataagtaAGAGAAAGGTTGAGTTGATATCTCCAAAAATCAAGGCCAAGGAAAGTGTTACAGTAGAGAAGAAAGTCAAAGAAACTAAAGAA TTGATTTCGCGTACAACATCAGTGAAAGTTCACATGCACTGTGACAAATGTGAGCAAGACCTGAGGAAAAGACTACTAAGGCACAAAG GTATTCACAACGTTAAAACTGACATGAAAGCACAAAATCTAACGGTTGAAGGAACCATTGAGCCTGAAAAACTACTATCGTACTTGAAAAAGAAGGTGCACAAACATGCAGAGATTATAAAGTCagagaaaaaggaggagaaaaaagaaaaagagaaagagaaagagaaagagcaagagaaagagaaaggtaAACCAGCCGAGAAAGGTGAAAGTAAACCCAGTGAGAAAGGAGATGGCAAAACTACTGGGAAAGATGAAGGGAAAACCACTGAAACAACCAAGATTGTAGAATTTAAGGAAGAGAAGGTTGTGGAGGTTAAAACTAAAGAGGGCAATGCGCCATACTTTATTCATTACGTTTATGCTCCCCAAATGTTTAGTGATGAAAATCCAAATGCTTGTTCTGTAATGTAG
- the LOC126723426 gene encoding AT-hook motif nuclear-localized protein 23-like: protein MAGLDLGSASSRFVQHLNLQRQHNNDDDHEENDHNNNNIPQELELVNPNPTGSGDIGGRRPRGRPPGSKNKPKPPVIITRESANTLRAHILEVTTGCDVFDSIATYARKRQRGICVLSGTGTVTNVSLRQPSASGAVVTLPGRFEILSLSGSFLPPPAPPGATSLTIYLAGGQGQVVGGNVAGALIASGPVIIIASSFTNVAYERLPLDEQEESSLQQDQQQQQQQQVSQSYGGGGINNPFPDPSSGLPFFNLPLNMPNGGQLSGDGWAGNSGGRQPY, encoded by the coding sequence ATGGCTGGCTTAGACTTGGGCTCAGCATCTTCTCGCTTTGTTCAACACCTTAACCTCCAAAGACAACACAACAACGACGATGATCATGAAGAAAAcgaccacaacaacaacaatattccACAAGAGCTCGAGTTGGTCAACCCTAACCCCACTGGTTCAGGCGATATTGGGGGTCGCAGACCAAGAGGTCGACCCCCAGGTTCCAAAAACAAGCCAAAACCTCCTGTGATAATCACAAGAGAAAGTGCAAACACTCTCCGAGCTCATATCTTGGAGGTCACAACCGGCTGCGACGTGTTTGACTCCATCGCCACCTACGCTCGCAAGCGTCAACGTGGGATCTGTGTTCTAAGCGGGACGGGGACCGTCACAAACGTAAGTCTCCGGCAACCCTCAGCTTCTGGCGCCGTTGTCACGCTACCAGGCCGTTTCGAGATACTATCACTGTCAGGTTCTTTCTTACCACCTCCTGCTCCGCCTGGCGCCACTAGTTTGACCATATATTTGGCTGGAGGACAAGGGCAAGTCGTCGGAGGTAACGTCGCCGGAGCTTTGATCGCCTCGGGACCCGTAATCATCATTGCTTCGTCGTTCACTAATGTGGCTTATGAGAGGTTGCCGTTAGATGAGCAAGAAGAATCATCGCTACAGCAAgatcagcagcagcagcagcagcagcaagtCTCACAATCCTATGGTGGTGGTGGAATTAATAATCCATTTCCGGACCCGTCTTCGGGGCTGCCGTTCTTTAATCTGCCGCTTAACATGCCGAATGGTGGTCAGTTATCGGGCGATGGTTGGGCCGGGAACTCGGGTGGACGGCAGCCTTATTAA